A window from Solanum stenotomum isolate F172 chromosome 7, ASM1918654v1, whole genome shotgun sequence encodes these proteins:
- the LOC125869689 gene encoding uncharacterized protein LOC125869689 → MQQFSPWIVDSWDTHHVALDAHSLNNVVDYNDLEEIAIGNDNTVRISHTGNTDLSPSDSSFQLSNILCSPFISSNLISVSQFCRDNKTSIEFFSFSYLVKEGLPTPMTSTFDDSEIDYVADIFRCRRVIDIQFFLFLHLSLSASPTVFCDKASTTYICANLVFHNMMKHIVIDFHFVREQVQQKALEVYVKIDRTNKFGVINGGTSYRLSSLGNLKHLLLLYLMMESLSIGISTCLLVKKHPQSLTSSPKFRCSPTLLCNSIQLNSPKTRNLSPVLQTETPIHLISHKFYLSFLSMTLSFPLTSFASSETTIPTATKLNLEAILVSIDDFFTKYPFFVAGVSFIWLVVIPLAEEYLQKYKFISAVDAFAKLRDDPTSQLLDIRDNKSLAYLPSPSLRMFNKSEMQVEFRQGDEDAFVKSVFQKFNDPQNTTLCVIDNFDGNSIKVAELLVKNGLKEAYAIRGGIRGKKGWQEIQETLLPPSVHIYPKKKDKGLQPQGSNNGVIQANEINSQSPSAIGVTQVEQISNGPVKHSADSLSAIKCGPRSSSPYPNYPNLKPPSSPSPSKPQN, encoded by the exons ATGCAGCAGTTTTCCCCATGGATTGTCGATTCATGGGATACACATCATGTTGCATTAGATGCCCACAGTCTCAATAACGTTGTTGACTACAATGATCTGGAAGAAATCGCTATTGGAAATGATAATACCGTACGAATTTCTCACACCGGTAACACTGATTTATCCCCATCCGATTCTAGCTTTCAATTATCCAATATACTTTGCTCCCCTTTCATTTCCAGTAACTTGATTTCAGTTTCTCAATTTTGTCGTGACAATAAAACATCTATtgaattcttttcattttcttatctTGTGAAGGAG GGTCTTCCAACACCAATGACATCAACCTTCGATGATTCAGAAATTGATTACGTAGCTGACATTTTCCGTTGTAGAAGAGTCATTG atatacaattttttctctttttacaTCTATCGTTGTCTGCTTCACCAACTGTTTTCTGTGACAAGGCTAGCACCACCTACATTTGTGCTAATCTTGTTTTTCACAATATGATGAAGCATATAGTCATTGACTTTCATTTTGTTCGTGAGCAAGTTCAGCAGAAGGCACTTGAG GTGTATGTTAAAATAGACAGAACAAATAAATTTGGCGTTATAAATGGCGGCACATCTTATCGTCTCTCTTCCTTGGGAAATCTCAAACATCTTTTGCTTCTTTATCTGATGATGGAGTCTCTTTCTATAGGCATTTCAACTTGTTTACTTGTCAAAAAACACCCACAATCCCTCACATCCTCACCCAAATTCAGATGTTCCCCCACCCTCCTCTGCAATTCAATCCAATTGAATTCCCCTAAAACCAGAAATCTCTCTCCCGTTTTACAAACTGAAACCCCAATTCATCTTATCTCTCACAAATTCTACTTATCTTTTCTTTCTATGACTCTTTCTTTTCCTCTTACTTCCTTTGCCTCCTCTGAAACTACAATACCCACTGCAACTAAACTCAACTTAGAAGCAATATTGGTCTCTATTGATGATTTTTTCACCAAGTATCCATTCTTTGTTGCTGGGGTTTCCTTTATCTGGCTTGTTGTTATACCATTAGCAGAAGAGTACTTGCAAAAGTATAAGTTCATCTCTGCCGTTGATGCATTTGCAAAGCTTCGTGATGACCCCACTTCCCAACTTTTAGATATTCGTGATAACAAGAGCTTAGCTTATTTGCCTTCTCCCAGTTTGAGAATGTTTAATAAGAGTGAGATGCAGGTTGAGTTCCGCCAAGGAGATGAAGATGCCTTTGTCAAGAGTGTCTTTCAGAAATTCAACGACCCACAAAATACTACGCTTTGTGTTATAGACAA TTTTGATGGGAACTCGATTAAAGTGGCTGAACTATTGGTGAAAAATGGTCTCAAAGAGGCTTATGCTATCCGAGGTGGGATAAGAGGCAAGAAAGGATGGCAG GAGATCCAAGAAACCCTTCTCCCTCCATCTGTTCATATTTATCCCAAGAAGAAGGATAAAGGGTTGCAACCACAAGGCAGCAATAATGGGGTGATTCAAGCAAATGAAATTAATAGTCAATCTCCATCTGCTATAGGTGTGACCCAAGTTGAGCAGATAAGCAATGGTCCCGTTAAGCACTCTGCTGACTCACTCTCAGCAATAAAATGTGGTCCTAGGTCATCATCCCCATATCCAAAT TATCCAAATTTGAAGCCCCCATCGTCCCCTTCTCCTTCAAAGCCTCAAAATTGA